TGCGCCGGTTCCACCAGGCCCGGTGGGACGAACCGCTGCTGTTCGAGCTGGGCTCCCCGGGCGAGCGCGGCGTGCTGCCGCCCCTCGCGCAGGCGCCCGCGGACGTCGTCCTCCCGGACGGGCTGCGCCGCGCCGCGCCGCCCGCGCTGCCGGAGCTGTCGCAGCCCCAGGTGCTCCGGCACTACCTGCGGCTGTCCCAGGAGAACCTCGGCGCCGACTTCAACGTCGACGTCGGCCAGGGCACCTGCACCATGAAGTACAGCCCCAAGGTCAACGACCGGTTCGTCCGCGACCCGAAGGTGGCCGGGCTGCACCCGCTGCAGGACGAGCGGACGGTGCAGGGCGTCCTGGAGATCATGTACCGGCTGGAGGGGCTGCTGCGGGAGATCTCCGGCATGGACCGGTTCACCCTCCAGCCCGGCGCCGGTTCCGCCGCGATCTACACCAACGTCGCGATGATCCGCGCCTACTTCGCGGCGCGCGGGGAGGCCGAGACCCGCGACGAGGTCATCACCACGATCTTCTCGCACCCGTCCAACGCGGCGTGCGCGAAGACGGCCGGGTTCAAGGTCATCACCCTGTACCCGGACGCGGACGGCTACCCCGACATCGAGGCGCTCAGGCAGGCCGTCGGCCCGCGGACCGCGGCCCTGCTCATCACCAACCCCGAGGACACCGGGCTGTTCAACCCGCGGATCGAGGAGTTCGTCCGGATCGTGCACGAGGCCGGCGGCCTGTGCGCCTACGACCAGGCCAACGCCAACGGCATCCTCGGCATCACCCGCGCCCGCGACACCGGGTTCGACCTGTGCCACTTCAACCTGCACAAGACGTTCTCCACGCCGCACGCCTGCGGCGGGCCCGCCGCGGGCGCCTGCGGCGTGAGCGCGGAGCTCGCCCCCTACCTGCCGACGCCGACCGTCGAGTTCGACGGCACCCGCTACCGCCTGGACGACGACCGGCCCGAGTCGATCGGGAAGATCCGGCCCTTCTACGGCGTCGTGCCGAACCTGGTGCGCGCCTACGCCTGGATCATGTCACTGGGCGGTGCGGGGCTGCGCGAGGCCGCGGAGGTGGCCGTCCTCAACAACAACTACCTGATGGCGAAGGTGCTCCAGATCCGCGGGGCGTCGGTGCCGTACGCGCCGGGACGGCCGCGGGTGGAGCAGGTCCGCTACAGCTGGGAGCGGCTCGCCGAGGAGACCGGCGTGCACAGCGAGGACATCGGCGTCCGCGCGGCCGACTTCGGCACCCACTACTGGACGAGCCACCACCCGTACATCGTCCCCGAGCCGATGACGCTGGAGCCGACCGAGTCCTACTCGCGGGCCGAGCTGGACGAGTACGCCGCCATCCTCGCCGAGGTGGCCCGCGAGGCCTACGAGGACCCCGAGACCGTCCGGACCGCGCCGCACCGCTCCACCGTGCACCGCGCCCGCGTGGACGTCCTGGACGACCCGGCCACCTGGGCGGTCACCTGGCGGGCGTACCGCCGGAAGATCCTCGGGGAATGAGGGCGCGGCGATGAGGATCGGGCTGGTGGTGAACCCCGTCGCCGGGCTCGGCGGCCGGGTCGGGCTCAAGGGCAGCGACGGCGCCGACGTGCAGGAGAAGGCGCGGGCGCTCGGCGCGACGCCGCGCGCGCCGGAGCGCGCCGCGACCGCGCTGGCGGAACTGCGCTCCCGGCTCGGAATCCCGTTCGCGGTGCCGACCGCGGGCGGGTCCATGGGCGAGGGCGCCGTCCTGCGCGCCGGGCTGGTGCCCGACGTCCGGTACCGGCCCGGCGAGCCCACCACCGCGGCCGACACCGTGCGCGCCGCGACCGCGCTCGCGCCGCACGTCGACCTGCTGCTGTTCGCCGGCGGCGACGGGACGGCGCGCGACGTGCTGGACGCGGTCGGGGCCTCGGTCCCCGTGCTCGGCGTGCCCACCGGCGTGAAGATGCACTCGGCGGTGTTCGGGGCCACGCCCCGCGCCGCCGGGGAGGCGGCCGCGCTGATGGCCGCCGGCGGCGTGCGGATCCGGGACGCCGAGGTCATGGACCTGGACGAGGACGCCGTCCGGGACGGCCGCGTCTCCGCCCGCCTGTACGGCCACGTGCGGGTGCCCGACGTCCCGGTGCGCGTGCAGCAGCGGAAGGTGGGCGGCACGGTCGCGGATCCGTCGTCGGTCGCCGGGATCGCCGCCGGACTCGCGGAGCGCGCCGGGCCGTCCGGCCTGCTGGTGCTCGGGCCCGGCACCACGATGCGCGCCGTCGCGGCGGCCCTCGGCGCCGGCGTCCCGCTCATGGGCGTCAACGTGGTCGCGGGCGACGGGACGGTCGTCGCGGCGGACGCCGCCGCGGCCGAACTGGAGGCGCTCGCGGGCACGGCGCCGGCGTGGATAGCCGTGACTCCGATCGGCGGGCAGGGTTTCCTGTTCGGCAGGGGCAACCAGCAGATCTCCCCCGCCGTGCTGCGGGCCGCCGGCCGCGACCGGCTCGCCGTCGCGGCGACCGAGGCCAAGCTCGCCTCGCTCGGCGGCCGTCCTCTGCTGGTCGACACCGGCGACGAGGAGCTCGACGCCGGCCTGCGCGGCCACCTGCCCGTGCTGACCGGGCACGGCCGGTTCGCCATGTACCCCGTCCGATGAAAGGGAGACCGAACGTGAACACACTCGAAGGCAAGACGGCCGTGGTCACCGGGGCCGCGCGCGGCATCGGGCGGGCCGCCGCCGAGCTGATGGCCGGCCTCGGCGCCGCGGTCGTCCTGGCCGACGTCGACGAGGCGGGAGCGGAGGCCGCGGAGGCGATCGGGGCCGCGGGCGGCCGTGCCGCCTTCGTGCGCGGGGACGTGTCCGCAGCGGCCGACTGCGCGCGGATCGTCGGCGCCGCGCGGGACGCCTTCGGCGGGGTGGACGTCCTGTTCAACAACGCGGGCGTCATCCGCCGCTCCACCGTCCTGGAGATCGAGGAGGACGACTGGGACCTGGTGATGGCCGTCAACGTCAAATCGATCATGTTGATGAGCCGTGCGGCGATACCGTTGATGGCCGCCGCCGGGGGCGGCAGTATCATCAACACCGGCTCGGGCTGGGGCATCCAAGGGGGAGCGCAAGCCGTGTCCTACTGCGCTTCGAAGGGCGCCGTGGTGAACATGACCCGGGCCATGGCGATCGACCACGGGCCGCAGAACATCCGGGTCAACTGCGTGTGCCCCGGCGACACCGACACCGGCATGCTCGCCGAGGAGGCCCGCCAGCTCGGCGAGTCGGCGGAGGCCTTCTACGCCGACGCGGCGGACCGCCCCCTCGGCCGGATCGGCCGGCCCGCCGACATCGCGGCGATGGTGGCGTTCCTCGCCGGCGACGCGGCCGCGTTCGTCAGCGGGGCCGTCATCCCGGTCGACGGCGCCGGCACGGCCTGACCGTCCGGCAGCGGCCTGACCGTCCGGTCCACCAGGAGAGGAAGACGACAGCATGCCGATCGACCGCCGCCCCCTTCGCGAACAGATCAAGGACGAGATCCTCGACCGGCTGGGCAAGGGCGAGTTCGCCCCCGAACAGGCGATCAACGAGATGGTGCTGGCCGCGGACCTCGGCGTCAGCCGCACG
The sequence above is a segment of the Actinomadura coerulea genome. Coding sequences within it:
- a CDS encoding ATP-NAD kinase family protein, coding for MRIGLVVNPVAGLGGRVGLKGSDGADVQEKARALGATPRAPERAATALAELRSRLGIPFAVPTAGGSMGEGAVLRAGLVPDVRYRPGEPTTAADTVRAATALAPHVDLLLFAGGDGTARDVLDAVGASVPVLGVPTGVKMHSAVFGATPRAAGEAAALMAAGGVRIRDAEVMDLDEDAVRDGRVSARLYGHVRVPDVPVRVQQRKVGGTVADPSSVAGIAAGLAERAGPSGLLVLGPGTTMRAVAAALGAGVPLMGVNVVAGDGTVVAADAAAAELEALAGTAPAWIAVTPIGGQGFLFGRGNQQISPAVLRAAGRDRLAVAATEAKLASLGGRPLLVDTGDEELDAGLRGHLPVLTGHGRFAMYPVR
- the gcvPB gene encoding aminomethyl-transferring glycine dehydrogenase subunit GcvPB → MKTGPTPSPLAPADAKIGPKPPLRRFHQARWDEPLLFELGSPGERGVLPPLAQAPADVVLPDGLRRAAPPALPELSQPQVLRHYLRLSQENLGADFNVDVGQGTCTMKYSPKVNDRFVRDPKVAGLHPLQDERTVQGVLEIMYRLEGLLREISGMDRFTLQPGAGSAAIYTNVAMIRAYFAARGEAETRDEVITTIFSHPSNAACAKTAGFKVITLYPDADGYPDIEALRQAVGPRTAALLITNPEDTGLFNPRIEEFVRIVHEAGGLCAYDQANANGILGITRARDTGFDLCHFNLHKTFSTPHACGGPAAGACGVSAELAPYLPTPTVEFDGTRYRLDDDRPESIGKIRPFYGVVPNLVRAYAWIMSLGGAGLREAAEVAVLNNNYLMAKVLQIRGASVPYAPGRPRVEQVRYSWERLAEETGVHSEDIGVRAADFGTHYWTSHHPYIVPEPMTLEPTESYSRAELDEYAAILAEVAREAYEDPETVRTAPHRSTVHRARVDVLDDPATWAVTWRAYRRKILGE
- a CDS encoding SDR family NAD(P)-dependent oxidoreductase, translating into MNTLEGKTAVVTGAARGIGRAAAELMAGLGAAVVLADVDEAGAEAAEAIGAAGGRAAFVRGDVSAAADCARIVGAARDAFGGVDVLFNNAGVIRRSTVLEIEEDDWDLVMAVNVKSIMLMSRAAIPLMAAAGGGSIINTGSGWGIQGGAQAVSYCASKGAVVNMTRAMAIDHGPQNIRVNCVCPGDTDTGMLAEEARQLGESAEAFYADAADRPLGRIGRPADIAAMVAFLAGDAAAFVSGAVIPVDGAGTA